In Neoarius graeffei isolate fNeoGra1 chromosome 9, fNeoGra1.pri, whole genome shotgun sequence, one genomic interval encodes:
- the znf804a gene encoding zinc finger protein 804A has protein sequence MACYYIVISSTHLSNGHFRNIKGVFRGPLCRNGNLDYAEKEKTLAKALEDLKANFYCQLCDKQYYKHQEFDNHINSYDHAHKQRLKELKQREFARNVASKLRKDEQKQERALRRLHKLAEQRREVQCAPGSGPMFKSTTVAVESFNKSCFMDKEENQTIAEQETESQIPWPYRGKTKKQTLRRKIAFSFSFPKKASLKLESSAAVFCESTEDKKLIKYDTEMMTHQKSSTKSSLNDAVPASDLCAFLVYSEDRSVSPISHFPTVSGSSDLSLYSEESNIVENKEDSSQEESTINDAPQPTSCDVSSFQSQEKDVFLRKPSQPFISVVGRDGKTIFQWPSEMVCFTKTEPSMSFSCNPLHFDFRGSQFRKSPDDFQNKNDQELSFISEKSPKTSFSSYEISTEEATCRMERNILYSSNAQSKCKRLKNWPQSSKRAEDKLQGRDRRHYRSQHKKRHKRRSRWQNEDHREMEQSAKMKKWTKLHKREGFESRFRGCAAQQEQQLEKSKQSAQNQAENNSTVSSAGESVEVEKVLDISQGTLDVPALGQTTITRNDSHHLSVIPSDHETSVTDHSSLTIPKKRQSDSQSKEDNVWSDHTQCGVIEELDKEEDVLCLNQGPKRQKLDQSPITHLTDEHPAFVVKGPDGIVDMESTWNILNLKDPGTCDPEGDNVAGEASTDKNCISTSDTNSQGLPEQDLQPKEANQLPTVQNGDSATEKDSENECNKCAITSRVKEKEKVSHDKSCQHTPPLPGFQLLDEERQNCAIQSPFNPMLCFTSQLSGVERHGFLHSHTHKQVLHQKVFSAKLRSTLPLSSPIIHPVHLPSAIPSSSITVLQHHSTFLPTQPSLFTQVVPLTRLPLAPEITPFITSSQVSMVAPPTIHTTAVTFHTLPRPQVFRPLLHPPTPFPPLLPPHTTVIPLQPLF, from the exons aggctCAAGGAGCTAAAACAGAGGGAATTTGCCCGCAATGTGGCCTCCAAATTAAGGAAGGACGAGCAGAAGCAAGAACGAGCACTTCGGCGGCTACATAAATTAGCCGAACAGAGAAGAGAGGTTCAATG TGCTCCAGGAAGTGGCCCAATGTTTAAATccaccactgtggcagtggaaAGCTTCAATAAATCCTGCTTCATGGATAAGGAGGAAAACCAGACCATTGCAGAACAAGAGACGGAATCTCAAATCCCATGGCCATATCgaggaaaaacaaagaaacaaactctCCGCCGCAAGATTGCATTCTCCTTTTCCTTTCCAAAGAAAGCCTCACTGAAGCTGGAATCTTCAGCTGCAGTCTTTTGTGAGAGTACCGAGGACAAGAAGCTGATTAAATATGATACAGAGATGATGACACATCAAAAGAGTTCCACCAAAAGTTCCCTGAATGATGCAGTGCCTGCTTCAGATCTCTGTGCTTTCCTCGTTTACTCAGAGGATAGATCAGTGTCTCCAATTAGCCACTTTCCAACTGTTTCTGGAAGCTCTGATCTCAGTCTCTACTCAGAGGAGAGCAATATAGTTGAAAATAAAGAAGACAGTAGTCAGGAAGAGAGCACCATAAATGATGCTCCTCAaccaacatcatgtgatgtcaGTTCATTTCAAAGCCAAGAAAAAGATGTTTTTCTCAGAAAACCTAGCCAACCTTTCATTTCTGTTGTGGGTCGAGATGGTAAAACTATCTTCCAATGGCCTTCAGAAATGGTGTGCTTCACAAAAACAGAGCCCTCCATGTCATTTAGCTGCAACCCTCTCCATTTTGACTTCAGAGGTTCACAGTTCAGGAAGTCTCCTGATGACTTTCAGAACAAAAATGACCAAGAATTGTCTTTCATTTCTGAAAAAAGTCCAAAAACATCCTTCTCTTCCTATGAGATATCCACAGAGGAAGCCACGTGTAGAATGGAAAGAAATATCCTATATTCCAGCAATGCACAAAGCAAATGTAAGCGTTTGAAAAATTGGCCTCAGAGTAGTAAGAGAGCAGAGGACAAATTGCAAGGCAGAGATCGACGCCATTACAGAAGTCAGCACAAAAAGAGGCACAAGAGAAGAAGTAGGTGGCAGAATGAAGATCATCGTGAGATGGAGCAGAGTGCAAAAATGAAGAAGTGGACTAAACTCCACAAACGAGAAGGATTTGAAAGCCGATTTAGAGGCTGTGCTGCACAGCAAGAGCAGCAATTAGAGAAGTCAAAGCAATCAGCTCAGAATCAGGCAGAGAATAACAGCACTGTTTCCTCAGCAGGAGAATCTGTTGAAGTTGAAAAGGTACTTGATATTAGTCAGGGAACATTAGATGTCCCTGCTTTAGGGCAGACAACAATCACACGAAATGACTCACACCATCTCAGTGTGATTCCTTCTGATCATGAGACATCAGTTACAGATCACAGCAGCCTGACTATACCAAAGAAACGACAAAGTGACTCCCAGAGCAAAGAGGATAATGTTTGGTCAGATCATACACAGTGTGGCGTGATTGAGGAGCTAGACAAAGAAGAAGATGTTTTGTGTCTAAATCAaggaccaaaaaggcaaaaattgGACCAAAGTCCTATCACACATCTCACTGATGAACATCCTGCTTTTGTTGTAAAGGGACCAGATGGAATAGTGGACATGGAATCAACATGGAATATCCTCAATTTAAAAGATCCAGGCACATGTGATCCTGAAGGAGATAATGTGGCAGGTGAAGCATCCACTGATAAAAACTGCATTTCCACCTCAGATACAAATTCTCAGGGTCTACCTGAGCAAGATCTACAGCCTAAAGAGGCAAATCAGCTTCCTACTGTCCAAAATGGTGACTCAGCAACAGAGAAAGACTCTGAAAATGAGTGTAATAAATGTGCCATCACATCTCGAgtcaaagaaaaagagaaagtcaGCCATGATAAATCCTGCCAGCACACTCCACCATTGCCAGGCTTTCAACTTCTGGATGAGGAAAGGCAGAACTGTGCAATCCAGAGTCCATTTAACCCAATGCTGTGCTTTACATCTCAACTCAGTGGTGTGGAGAGGCATGGCTTTCttcacagccacacacacaaacaggttctgCACCAGAAAGTGTTCTCTGCTAAGCTCAGATCTACGCTTCCCCTGTCCTCTCCTATTATTCACCCTGTTCATTTACCATCTGCCATTCCATCCAGTTCCATCACCGTCCTTCAGCATCACTCTACCTTCCTGCCCACTCAGCCTTCCCTCTTTACCCAGGTAGTGCCTCTTACTCGCCTTCCTCTTGCCCCTGAAATCACACCCTTCATAACCTCATCTCAAGTTTCAATGGTGGCTCCACCCACTATCCACACAACAGCCGTGACATTCCACACTTTACCCCGTCCTCAAGTCTTTCGGCCACTCTTGCACCCCCCTACTCCTTTCCCACCCTTACTCCCCCCTCACACTACTGTCATTCCCCTTCAGCCTCTCTTCTGA